Genomic DNA from Thermogemmatispora onikobensis:
CGAATAAGCGGCGAAGCCAGCAGCTCACCTGATCACAGGCACAGGCCAGGCCAAAAAGGAGGCAAGAGACAATGGCTACCGGAGCGAAACAGCGCATCCGCATTCGCTTGAAAGCCTACGATCATCGCATTCTGGATCAGTCGGCGATGCAGATCGTCGACACGGCGCAGCAGACAGGGGCGCGTGTCTCTGGACCCGTACCGCTGCCCACGGAGATCCAGAAATTCACCGTGATCCGTTCGCCCTTTATTGATAAAGACTCGCGTGAGCAGTTTGAGATTCGCACCCACAAACGCCTGATCGATATCGTCGATCCGACCAACAAGACGGTCGAAGCGCTCACGCGCTTGAATCTGCCCGCAGGCGTCGACATCGAGATCAAACTGTAGGTGGATAGGCCAGAACCACATCTTCGCCTCTGGCCGTCAGCCTGCCAGCAAAGCCCAAGCGAACGGGACAGAACGGCAGCACCGCAAGCGGTCGCTCAGGTCGCTCGGTCCCGTTCCCGCTCCTTAGAGAGAGGAAGGCGGGCGGGCTTGATCGAAGGCAGGCAGGCTGAGGCGGGTGAACCGGGGCGAAAGATCCTCATCTGGTTCCATCCCTCCCTGCAGAGGAGAGTAGGTAGAGAGTATGCTCAATGGATTGTTGGGCAGGAAAGTGGGCATGACGCAAGTGTTCGGGCCGGATGGCAATGCCATCCCCGTAACTGTGATCGAAGCGGGCCCGTGCATCGTTACCCAGATCAAAACCACTGCCCGTGATGGCTACGAAGCAGTCCAAATCGGCTTTGAGCCGATTCCCGTCAAGCGCGCGCCGCGCCCGCTGCTCGGGCACCTTGGTCACCGGCTGCCGCTCTTGAGGGCCCAGCGCCGCCGCCTGCAACAGTACCAGCAGGAGCAGCGCAGCAAGGCCCGCAGCCAGGAGGAGGGAGCTGAGGGCGGGAGTGTAGCCCAGGCATCCGAAGAGAAGAAGCCAGACAAGCAGATTCAGAAGCTCCTGGCCTTGCAAGAGAACCGCCAGCGTCGTCCGGGGCCGGAGCTGGGGCCTTTCCGTGTCCTGCGCGAGGTCAAGCTGCAGGAAGGGGCTGAGCCTGACAAGCTAGAGCTGGGTGCCCGTTTTGACGTCAGCCTCTTCAAGGTCGGCGAATTCGTCGATGTGATCGGCACCTCCAAAGGGAAAGGGTTCCAGGGTGGCATCAAGCGCCACGGCTTTGCAGGTGGCCCAAAGACGCATGGACAGTCGGATCGCCATCGTGCACCCGGCTCCATTGGCTCCGGCACCACCCCTGGGCGTGTGCTCAAGGGTCTGCGCATGGCCGGTCACATGGGCGATGCGCGCGTCACAGTCAAACGGCTGCGTGTGATACAGGCCGACCCGGAGCGCAATCTGCTGGTAGTCAAGGGCTCGGTGCCCGGTGCGAATGGCGGCCTGCTCATGATTAGGAAGCATAAGAGGTAGGTAACGGCGATGCCCTCGACGACAGTCTATAACATGGCCGGCGAGGCCGTGGGAGAGCTTGAGCTGAACGAGCAGGTCTTTGGGATCACGCCCCATATCCCGGTGCTCCACCAGGTGGTCACCGCCCAGCTGGTCAACCGCCGCCAGGGCACCGTCTCCACCAAGCACCGTGGCGAGGTCTCGGGAGGAAATAAGAAGCCGTACCGGCAGAAAGGCACCGGTTTGGCGCGTCAGGGAAGCATTCGCGCGCCCCACTTCCGCCACGGTGGCGTGGTCTTTGGGCCGCGGCCTCGTGTCTATCATCACGACGTGCCACGCAAGATGCGGCGCCTGGCGATTCGCTCGGCGCTCTCAGATAAAGTGGCCAACAACCGTCTGATTGTCGTGGACCGGCTCCAGCTGGAGCAGCCACGTACCAAGGACATGCTAGAGGTGCTCAGCAAGCTGCCTGTCGGCGACAGCAAGCGAGTGCTGCTGATGCTGCCGCAGCGCGATGAGAACGTCTTGCTCTCGGCGCGCAACATTCCGGGCACCAAAGTAGAGCACATCTGCGCCATCAATGTCGTGGAGCTGCTGAAGCACGACAGTATCATCATGCCGGTGCCGGCTGTGCGCTGGCTGGAATACGTCTTCGGAGAAGGTTTGAGCGCCGAGGAGGCCAGCCAACGGATTGCCGAAGCCGAGGGCGAGGTCGAAGCCCTGGCGGAGGCGGCGGCGCAGGAGGAGTCTCAGAGCGAGGCCAGTGTCGACGCTGAGGCCGCCGGCGACAGCGAGGAGGAGTAGGCCGTGGAGATCACCGAGGTTCTGCGTCACGGAATCATCACGGAAAAATCGGTCAGGCTCCAGGAGCAGCACAACAAGTATACCTTTAAGGTGGCGCCAGAGGCCACGAAGATCGACGTGCGCCGTGCCGTCGAACAGCTCTTCAATGTGAAAGTACTCAAGGTCAACATCATCAATGTGCCCGGCAAGAAGCGCGTGCTGCGCCGGCGGGGCGCCATGCCGCGTATCATTCACGAGCAGCGCTGGAAAAAGGCCATTGTGACCGTCCAGCCGGGTCAGACCATTGAGGCGTTGAAGGCGTAAAGGGGAAGAAAGACAATGCCTGTCAAGCAATATAAGCCAACGACACCCGGGCGGCGCGGCATGACGGTGTCCACCTTCGAAGAGATCACGAAGACGGAGCCGGAGAAGTCGCTGATCAAGCCGCTCAAGAAGCATGCCGGTCGCAACAACCAGGGCCGGATCACCACCCGTCATCGGGGTGGGGGTGCGAAGCGCGCCTATCGCGTCATCGACTTCAAGCGTAACAAGCTGGGTGTGCCGGCCAAAGTGGCCGCGATCGAGTACGATCCCAATCGCTCGGCCCGCATTGCCCTCCTGCACTATGTCGATGGAGAAAAGCGCTACATTATCGCGCCGCTTGGGCTGAAGGTCGGCGACCACGTGATGGCGGGGCCGGAGGCTGATATCAGGCCCGGCAATGCTCTCCCGCTCAAGAACATTCCGGTTGGCACCACCATTCACAACATTGAGCTGGTGCCAGGGCGTGGGGGCCAACTGGTGCGCAGCGCTGGCGTGGGCGCGCAGCTCATGGCCAAAGAGGGTGAGTACGCCCTCATCCGTCTGCCCTCGGGCGAGCTGCGCTATGTACACAGCCGCTGCATGGCCACCATTGGCCAGGTCGGCAATCCCGACCATGAGAACATCACGATCGGCAAGGCGGGCCGCTCTCGCCATCTGGGCCGCCGGCCTGCGGTGCGCGGCGCGGCTATGAACCCCTGTGACCATCCGCACGGCGGTGGCGAAGGACGCGCTCCGCGCGGCGGTCAGCCGCAGACGCCCTGGGGCAAGCCAGCCCTCGGCGTCAAAACGCGGCGCAACAAGCGGACCGATCGCTTCATTGTCCGTCGGCGCAACGCTGGTCGACGCTAGCTAGCAAGTAAGCCGGCCAGACAGGCACAGGTAGGAGGAGGAGAAAGAAAGTATGTCGCGCTCGCGTAAGAAAGGACCCTACATCCACGAATCGCTGAGGAAGAAGGTCCTGGCAATGCGACGCAGCGGAGAGCGTCGCCTGATCAAAACCTGGTCGCGCGCCTCAACCATCTTCCCCGAGATGGTTGGCTTGACCATCGGCGTGCACAATGGTAAAACCCATGTGCCGATCTATATCACCGAGAACATGGTAGGCCATAAGCTGGGAGAGTTCGCTCCCACGCGGCACTTCCGCGGCCACGCGGGTGGGAAGAGCGAGCGGACCACCTCGGTTCGCTAGCTTGCTCTCTCCTCCCACCCCTGGCGGAAGGCCAGCGGAGCCATCTTTGATGGAGTAGGAGATGCAAGTCAGGGCTATTGCGAAAAACATAGGCATTTCGCCGCGTAAGTTGCGCCTGGTCACTGAGGCGGTCAAGGGACTGCGTGTCAGCGAGGCGCTACCGGTTCTTGATTTCCTGCCCAACGCCGGGGCCAGGCCGGTCAAGAAGGTGATCCAGTCGGCGGTCGCTAACGCAGAAAACAACTACAATCTCGATCCCGACCAGCTGTACATACTCAACATTGTGACAGACGAAGGGCCACGCCTGAAGCGCTTGAAGTTCCGTTCGCACGGACGGCGGTCGTACATCATCCGCCGCTTCAGTCATGTCACAGTCATCGTTTCGGATGATCGAGCCGACCTGGGACGCTAACGAAGCGAGCGAGCGAAGTGCAGTGAAGGAGGAGCACGTCAGTGGGACAGAAGGTTCATCCCACAGGGTTCAGGCTCGGCATTATCAAAACCTGGCTTTCTCGCTGGTATGCTGAGCGTGACTACAAAGACCTGCTCGCGGAGGACATGCTGATCCGCGAGACGATCAATCGCGAGCTGGCCAACGCGGCGGTCTCGCGCATTGAGATTGAGCGTGCGGCGGCGACGCAGGTGTCGGTGACCATTCATACCGCCAGGCCGGGCATCGTGATCGGTAAGAATGGCGAGAAGGTGGACCGGCTGCGCAATCTGCTGGAGTCGAAGATCCATAAGCGGGTGCGCCTCAACATCGTGGAGATTCGCCAGCCGGAGCTGGATGCCTATCTGGTTGGTCGCACGATCGCCGAGCAGCTTGAGAAGCGTGTATCGTTCCGGCGCGCTATGAAGCAGGCGGTGCAGAAGGCGATGCGCGCCAATGCCAAGGGGATCAAGATCATTGTCAGTGGGCGCCTCGGAGGCGCGGAGATTGCCCGCAGCGAGAAAGAGGTCGAGGGGAAGGTTCCCCTGCATACCTTGCGCGCCGATATCGACTATGGGCAGACGGAGGCCCACACGACCTATGGCGTGATTGGGGTCAAGGTCTGGATCTACAAAGGGGACGTGCTCCCCGGCAAAGGCCCCGGTCCCGAGGGACAGGAGGCGGCCCCGCAGCCAGCACTGCTGCCGCGTGAGGTCGGCGTGGGAGATCGCCGCGAGCGACCCGACCGCCGCGAGCGACCCGACCGCCGCGAGCGGCCTGAGCAGCGTGGACCTCGTCCACGGCCTGAGCACGCTCAGGGACGTCCTGGACGTGAGCGCGGCCAGGCCCAGGGTGGTCAACAGACCCAGGCTCAAGGGGAGCGTGAGCGCGGTCCGCGTCCTCCACGTGGCGAGCGCGAGGGCCAGCAGGGGCGCCAGGGTCGCCCATCACGTCCTCCTCGTCCGCCACGGGCCGATCAGGGTCAGCGCGGCGGCGAGCAGGGGCGCCAGGCGCAGCAGTCCGAGGGCCAGCCGTCAGCTCAACACCAGCAGCAACAACAGCGACAGCACCAACACCAGCAGCAACGGCAACCACAGCCGCAGCAGCCTGTCCAGGGCTCGGCACCAGCAGCCCCGTCTGAGCAGGCTGCCCCAGCAACTACGCCCGAGCAGCCACAGGGTGGCGCACAGTCTTCTGCGGGCGGCGCTGAGGAGTAAGCAGACAGGCTGGAAAAGGACACGCGGTGAACGGACAGGCAGGCCAGCGCCGCCGAGCGCTCTCGCCAGCGAGCGAGCCAGGCCCAGCGGAGAAGAAGCTGGCATCGCTAGCGATGGCTAGCGATAGATGAGGAGAGCCGATGCATCAGCCCCGACCGCTGCAGACCGCAGCGGCAGGCAGACTAAGAGGCGGGGCTAGCTGTGGCAAAGAGGAGAAAAGGCAGCCATGTTACTGGCACCGAGACGTCCAAAGTATCGCAAACAGCATCGCGGTCGCCTCAAGGGGACCGCTCATCGCGGCAATACGATCGCCTTCGGCGACTATGGCTTGCAGGCCCTGGAACCCTGCTGGCTGGAAGCGCGCCAGATCGAGGCCGCTCGTATTGCCATCACGCGCTTCATGAAACGCGGCGGCAAAGTCTGGATTCGCGTCTTCCCCGATAAGCCCGTGACCGCAAAACCGGCGGAGACGCGCATGGGCAAGGGAAAAGGTGCCCTCGACCACTGGGTAGCGGTGGTCAAGCCCGGACATATGATCTTCGAGATCAGCGGCGTGAGCGAGGAGGTCGCCAGGGAAGCAGCACGCCTGGCAAGCCATAAGTTGCCGATCGCCACACGCTTTGTAGTCAAAGGGGAGGCGGAGCGTGCCGAAGCTTAAGGAGCGTCGCCAACAGATTCGTGAGATGTCGTTACCAGAAGCCCAGCGCGAGCTGAAAGAGCTGCGTACCAGGCTCTTCAATCTGCGCCTGCAGAAGCAGCGCGGGGAAGTCAAGAACACGCGCATCTTCGCCCAGACTCGCAAAGATATCGCTCGCCTGCTCCACCATATCTCACAACTGGAGGCTGAGCAATGACCCAGAGAACAACCGAGCAGAAGGCGGCCACGCTCGGCTCAACCGCAGGGCAAGCGCAGCGCCGTCGTCCGCAGAAGGTGGGGCTGGTGATCAGCAACAAGATGGACAAGACCATCGTCGTTGCGGTTGAGCGGCTCAAGATGCACCCAGTTTACAAGAAAACCTATCGTCAGACAAAGCATTTCTATGCACATGATGAGCACAACATCTGCCAGATTGGAGATATTGTGCGTATTGAGGAAAGCCGCCCGCTGAGCAAGCTCAAGCGTTGGCGCCTGGTCGAGATCATCAAGCGCGGTAGCGGTGTTGTACCTGTTGAAGAAGTGCTGGGTCAGGAGATCACCAGCGAGCTGGAGCGGGTACAGCAGGGTACGGGCCAGGCGGCGTCGGGCGGGCCAGGTGAGCAGCAAGCAGAGGAGGGAGCCGAATGATCCAGCCCCAGACCCGTCTCAAGGTTGCCGACAACACGGGGGCCAAGGAGATCATGTGCATTCGTGTCCTTGGCACTTCGAACAAGAAATACGCCACGGTTGGCGATGTCATCAAGGCCAGCGTCAAGAGTGCCGCGCCTAACGGCCAGGTCAAGAAAGGCGAGGTCGTCACCGCGGTCGTGGTGCGTGTTGCCAAGGAATACGCGCGCCCGGACGGCTCCCACATTCGCTTTGACGATAATGCCGCCGTTCTGATCGGCGCTGGCAACAACCCCCGAGGAACACGTATCTTTGGTCCGGTGGCCCGTGAGCTGCGCGAGAAAAACTATGTCCGTATCCTCTCGCTCGCGCCAGAAGTGCTCTGAGGGAACGTGAGGAAAGAAGGTAGAGACAATGGCTGTCAAGACAAAAGCGAAGGACGAAAAGCGGCCTCTGCACCGGGCCAAAATGAACATCAAGAAGGGCGACACCGTGCTGGTCATCGCGGGCAAAGACCGGGGCAAGCAGGGGACGGTGGTCAGGGCACTGCCGCAGCGCAACAAGGTCATTGTCGAGGGGGTCAACCTTGTGAAGCGGCATCAGAAGCCGCAAGGACAGCTGCGTCAGGGGGGAATTATCGAGAAAGCCCTGCCCATCCATGTCTCTAACACGATGCTGATCTGCACGGAGTGTGGTCAGCCAACGCGCGTGGCCCATGAGCGTCGTCCGATGGGGGCGGACCAGAAGCTCCGCCCGGTGCGTATCTGCAAGAAGTGTGGCAAGGTCATTGCTGATCGGACGAGGAGTGCGTAGAGATTATGGCAGCACGCTTGAAGGAGAGGTATCTCAAGGAGGTGGTGCCGGCCCTGCAGAAGGAATTCAATTACAGGAATCCGATGCAGGTGCCGCGCATCCACAAAGTGGTCATTAATATTGGGATGGGCGAGGCCATTCAGAATGCCAAGGCTATGGAGGCGGCGGTGACCGATCTCTCGCTCATCACCGGTCAGCGCCCGGTCATTACCCATGCGCGGCGCTCGGTAGCCTCGTTTAAGGTGCGCAAGGGCATGCAGATCGGCTGCATGGTGACGCTGCGGGGCGAGCGCATGTACTACTTTCTTGATAAGCTGATGAATGTCGCTCTGCCGCGTCTGCGCGACTTCCAGGGGGTTTCTCCTGATTCCTTCGACGGGCGTGGCAACTATACGCTAGGCTTGCGTGAGCAGCTCGTCTTTCCCGAGATTGATTATGACAAGATCGATAAGGTCCGGGGCATGGAGGTCAGTATTGTGACCACGGCACGCACCGATGAGGAAGGGCGGCGCCTGCTCAGCCTGCTCGGGATGCCCTTCAGGAGGTAGGATCGATGGCCAAGGTCTCGATGATCGTCAAGGCTCAGCGCAAGCCCCGCTTTAAGGTGCGCCAGCACAACCGCTGTCGAGTCTGCGGTCGCCCGCGTGCCTACATGCGCAAGTTCGGCCTGTGCCGCATCTGCTTCCGTGAGCGGGCCTTGCGTGGTGAGCTGCCCGGTGTGACGAAATCAAGCTGGTAGCTTCAGCTATCGCCCAGGTTGGCAGCGTGAAAGAGCGAGCGAGCGCACGAGTGGGCGGGCGTACAAACTGGCCGCAACGGGGCGGGCTGCCGGGCTGCCGGGCCGCGTGGCTCCGACCAGCGAACAAGCAGGGTGCCTGCCCGGAACTGTTGGGCTAGCTAGTCGAACGAATGAATGCACGAACGTACAAATGAATGAACCGGGTGAGAGTGTCACAGATCGACGAACGCTCGTTCTTTCATGATCGTGGAGGTGTTGTACTATGAACATGACCGATCCCATCGCGGATATGCTCACCCGCATCCGCAATGCGATCATCGCGCGGCACACGCGGGTCTCGATCCCGGCCTCCAAGATGAAGTTGGCCATTGCGCGTGTGCTCAAGGAAGAGGGCTACATTAAGGATATCGAAGTGATCAAGGATAATCCCCAGGGGACGATCCGGATCACCTTGCGCTATGTCGATAAGAGGCCGGTGTTGACCCAGCTGGAGCGTGTGAGCAAGCCTGGACGGCGTGTCTACACCAGGCGCAAGGATATTCCCCTGGTGCGGGGTGGGCTGGGGGTTGCCATTCTGTCCACTCCCAAGGGCGTGATGACGGGACGCAAGGCCTATCAGCTCGGTCTTGGGGGCGAGGTTATCTGTCACGTCTGGTAGACGGGAGGTAGACACGTGTCGCGTATAGGACGTATGCCGAT
This window encodes:
- the rpsS gene encoding 30S ribosomal protein S19, producing the protein MSRSRKKGPYIHESLRKKVLAMRRSGERRLIKTWSRASTIFPEMVGLTIGVHNGKTHVPIYITENMVGHKLGEFAPTRHFRGHAGGKSERTTSVR
- a CDS encoding type Z 30S ribosomal protein S14 gives rise to the protein MAKVSMIVKAQRKPRFKVRQHNRCRVCGRPRAYMRKFGLCRICFRERALRGELPGVTKSSW
- the rpsJ gene encoding 30S ribosomal protein S10; this encodes MATGAKQRIRIRLKAYDHRILDQSAMQIVDTAQQTGARVSGPVPLPTEIQKFTVIRSPFIDKDSREQFEIRTHKRLIDIVDPTNKTVEALTRLNLPAGVDIEIKL
- the rpsQ gene encoding 30S ribosomal protein S17 translates to MDKTIVVAVERLKMHPVYKKTYRQTKHFYAHDEHNICQIGDIVRIEESRPLSKLKRWRLVEIIKRGSGVVPVEEVLGQEITSELERVQQGTGQAASGGPGEQQAEEGAE
- the rplP gene encoding 50S ribosomal protein L16, giving the protein MLLAPRRPKYRKQHRGRLKGTAHRGNTIAFGDYGLQALEPCWLEARQIEAARIAITRFMKRGGKVWIRVFPDKPVTAKPAETRMGKGKGALDHWVAVVKPGHMIFEISGVSEEVAREAARLASHKLPIATRFVVKGEAERAEA
- the rplE gene encoding 50S ribosomal protein L5, which codes for MAARLKERYLKEVVPALQKEFNYRNPMQVPRIHKVVINIGMGEAIQNAKAMEAAVTDLSLITGQRPVITHARRSVASFKVRKGMQIGCMVTLRGERMYYFLDKLMNVALPRLRDFQGVSPDSFDGRGNYTLGLREQLVFPEIDYDKIDKVRGMEVSIVTTARTDEEGRRLLSLLGMPFRR
- the rplV gene encoding 50S ribosomal protein L22 translates to MQVRAIAKNIGISPRKLRLVTEAVKGLRVSEALPVLDFLPNAGARPVKKVIQSAVANAENNYNLDPDQLYILNIVTDEGPRLKRLKFRSHGRRSYIIRRFSHVTVIVSDDRADLGR
- the rplW gene encoding 50S ribosomal protein L23 translates to MEITEVLRHGIITEKSVRLQEQHNKYTFKVAPEATKIDVRRAVEQLFNVKVLKVNIINVPGKKRVLRRRGAMPRIIHEQRWKKAIVTVQPGQTIEALKA
- the rplB gene encoding 50S ribosomal protein L2 → MPVKQYKPTTPGRRGMTVSTFEEITKTEPEKSLIKPLKKHAGRNNQGRITTRHRGGGAKRAYRVIDFKRNKLGVPAKVAAIEYDPNRSARIALLHYVDGEKRYIIAPLGLKVGDHVMAGPEADIRPGNALPLKNIPVGTTIHNIELVPGRGGQLVRSAGVGAQLMAKEGEYALIRLPSGELRYVHSRCMATIGQVGNPDHENITIGKAGRSRHLGRRPAVRGAAMNPCDHPHGGGEGRAPRGGQPQTPWGKPALGVKTRRNKRTDRFIVRRRNAGRR
- the rplX gene encoding 50S ribosomal protein L24 encodes the protein MAVKTKAKDEKRPLHRAKMNIKKGDTVLVIAGKDRGKQGTVVRALPQRNKVIVEGVNLVKRHQKPQGQLRQGGIIEKALPIHVSNTMLICTECGQPTRVAHERRPMGADQKLRPVRICKKCGKVIADRTRSA
- the rpmC gene encoding 50S ribosomal protein L29, whose translation is MPKLKERRQQIREMSLPEAQRELKELRTRLFNLRLQKQRGEVKNTRIFAQTRKDIARLLHHISQLEAEQ
- the rplC gene encoding 50S ribosomal protein L3, whose amino-acid sequence is MTQVFGPDGNAIPVTVIEAGPCIVTQIKTTARDGYEAVQIGFEPIPVKRAPRPLLGHLGHRLPLLRAQRRRLQQYQQEQRSKARSQEEGAEGGSVAQASEEKKPDKQIQKLLALQENRQRRPGPELGPFRVLREVKLQEGAEPDKLELGARFDVSLFKVGEFVDVIGTSKGKGFQGGIKRHGFAGGPKTHGQSDRHRAPGSIGSGTTPGRVLKGLRMAGHMGDARVTVKRLRVIQADPERNLLVVKGSVPGANGGLLMIRKHKR
- the rplN gene encoding 50S ribosomal protein L14, with amino-acid sequence MIQPQTRLKVADNTGAKEIMCIRVLGTSNKKYATVGDVIKASVKSAAPNGQVKKGEVVTAVVVRVAKEYARPDGSHIRFDDNAAVLIGAGNNPRGTRIFGPVARELREKNYVRILSLAPEVL
- the rpsH gene encoding 30S ribosomal protein S8; its protein translation is MNMTDPIADMLTRIRNAIIARHTRVSIPASKMKLAIARVLKEEGYIKDIEVIKDNPQGTIRITLRYVDKRPVLTQLERVSKPGRRVYTRRKDIPLVRGGLGVAILSTPKGVMTGRKAYQLGLGGEVICHVW